The Zobellia alginiliquefaciens genome contains a region encoding:
- a CDS encoding YheT family hydrolase: MPVLPSDYNPKFIFKNGHLSTVYSGLFRRINDLEQQRERLELEDGDFMDLDWSYSKTKSEKVIILLHGLEGNAQRPYITGSAQVFNTNGVDACAVNFRGCSGETNRLFRSYHSGATEDLDAVVQHILTKRKYSEIYIKGVSLGGNMALKYAGERKILPPEIKAVIGVSVPCNLHSSLKELLSAKNYLYAKRFKKHLVSKLCSKVELFPNKISKKDVLAIKTLKDFDDIYTSRAHGFKNAIDYYEQCSCRPFLPHIKIPSLIINAKNDSFLGEECYPYTEAEENPQLYFKVPNFGGHVGFVAPLNLYYSEKSAIKFVQDMV; encoded by the coding sequence ATGCCTGTATTACCTTCTGACTACAACCCTAAATTCATATTCAAAAACGGACACCTATCTACCGTATATTCCGGTCTTTTTAGACGGATAAACGACCTGGAACAACAACGCGAACGTCTTGAACTAGAGGATGGTGATTTTATGGATTTGGATTGGAGCTATTCGAAGACCAAATCCGAGAAAGTAATTATTCTCTTGCATGGCCTAGAAGGAAATGCGCAGCGCCCCTATATTACGGGAAGCGCCCAAGTTTTTAACACGAACGGAGTTGATGCCTGCGCCGTAAATTTTAGAGGGTGTAGCGGAGAAACAAATCGTCTTTTTCGTTCGTACCACTCCGGTGCAACAGAAGATTTGGATGCTGTGGTGCAGCATATTCTAACCAAACGGAAGTATTCAGAAATCTATATTAAAGGTGTGAGTTTGGGCGGGAACATGGCCCTGAAATATGCTGGCGAAAGAAAAATACTTCCTCCTGAAATCAAAGCTGTGATCGGGGTTTCAGTACCGTGCAACCTCCATAGTTCACTTAAAGAGTTATTGTCCGCAAAAAACTATCTCTATGCCAAGCGGTTTAAAAAACATTTGGTGAGCAAACTGTGTAGTAAAGTTGAATTGTTCCCTAATAAAATTTCAAAAAAAGACGTTCTTGCCATTAAGACGCTAAAAGATTTTGATGACATCTACACAAGCAGGGCGCACGGTTTTAAAAATGCCATAGATTATTACGAACAATGTAGTTGTAGACCGTTTTTACCTCATATTAAAATACCTTCTCTTATCATCAATGCTAAAAATGATTCCTTTTTGGGCGAGGAATGTTACCCATACACAGAGGCGGAGGAAAATCCGCAACTTTATTTCAAAGTGCCTAATTTTGGTGGGCATGTAGGCTTTGTAGCACCTCTAAACCTTTACTATTCCGAAAAATCAGCAATTAAATTTGTACAAGACATGGTTTAA